The Pseudomonas azotoformans genome has a segment encoding these proteins:
- a CDS encoding TonB-dependent receptor plug domain-containing protein has translation MPDIALPTALNKFHLSLLASSMLMAAAPAFAEDAKLDTVTVISTGLRGQERTVADSPAPIDVINSDQLLKTGRAELSEAIAKLLPSFNFGTNIAGYNSVTRPLSNRSLGPAYTLVLVNGKRRHNGATGQRGSIDNSGANAVDIDLIPVSAVDHIEVLKDSAAAQYGSDAVAGVINIILKNTKSGGHLETSYGQLYSGQGETIKVAGDQGFELGQGGFFHFSADARKRGSASWNDKADRSVRAFNDPAKEAAWDRVAIKNGDPDLKAFNLAYNAELPLEDLTLYSFSTYGERDAEAANYFRLPTGTAAVPEVFPDGYFPLNNIKDRDYQLLFGGKGLVADWNWDLSTTYGRNNVHHSSDLNINPSLGTASPTKFDNLATFRFEQWVNNLDFTRRYDSLFNLTPPVQVSAGLEHRWEHFSTFAGDREAYITGTYPAASGAQAAVTIRPEDEVSLIRNNYAGYLDLGFDLTERWFLDVAGRVEHYDDDSGNTFGLKLNSRYELTDTVAVRGTVGTGFRAPSLTQIGYTVADNRVATDVNGNVVPAVTRLTPSGSNLAKALGGDDLKPEKSRNLGLGLTWQPAPRTSITADAYLIDIDDRIALTSNIYDRGNGAINAILAAQGVPTGTWVNYYTNAFDTRTKGLDVVADHTTPLDAWGDVRWSLGFNWNKTTIEGTRDTPSALAGSGVTLVGRDREGDLTDASPKTKWILGANWKVEDLAVNLQTARYAAVKTLAVNPSGDRSFGAKWITDLDISYTFVDSLTVSIGGTNIFDVRPDKHAVYSNLGLAAYGNPPFYPGGGYWYTKLAYDF, from the coding sequence ATGCCAGACATCGCACTCCCCACCGCCCTTAACAAATTTCACCTGTCACTCTTGGCCAGCTCCATGCTGATGGCAGCGGCGCCCGCCTTCGCCGAAGACGCCAAGCTCGACACCGTGACCGTGATCTCCACGGGTCTGCGTGGCCAGGAGCGCACAGTGGCCGACAGCCCGGCGCCCATCGATGTGATTAACAGCGACCAGTTGCTCAAGACCGGTCGCGCCGAGCTGTCCGAGGCGATTGCCAAGCTGCTGCCGTCGTTCAACTTCGGCACGAACATCGCCGGCTATAACTCGGTGACACGGCCCCTGAGCAACCGCAGCCTCGGCCCGGCCTACACGCTGGTGCTGGTCAACGGCAAGCGCCGCCACAACGGCGCCACCGGCCAACGCGGTTCGATCGATAACAGCGGTGCGAATGCGGTGGACATCGACCTGATCCCGGTCAGCGCGGTGGACCATATCGAAGTGCTCAAAGACAGCGCTGCCGCACAGTACGGCTCCGACGCAGTGGCGGGTGTGATCAATATCATCCTCAAGAACACCAAGAGCGGCGGCCACCTGGAAACCAGCTACGGCCAGCTGTATTCCGGCCAGGGCGAGACCATCAAGGTGGCGGGCGACCAGGGTTTTGAACTGGGCCAGGGCGGCTTCTTCCACTTCTCGGCCGACGCGCGCAAACGCGGCAGCGCGTCCTGGAACGACAAAGCCGACCGCAGCGTGCGGGCATTCAATGACCCCGCCAAGGAAGCAGCTTGGGACCGTGTCGCGATCAAGAATGGCGACCCGGATCTCAAGGCCTTCAACCTGGCCTACAACGCCGAACTGCCGCTGGAAGACCTGACGCTGTATTCGTTCTCCACCTACGGCGAACGCGATGCCGAGGCCGCCAACTATTTCCGCCTGCCGACCGGCACCGCCGCAGTCCCTGAGGTATTCCCGGACGGCTACTTCCCGCTCAACAACATCAAGGACCGAGACTACCAGCTGCTGTTCGGCGGCAAGGGCCTGGTGGCCGACTGGAACTGGGACTTGAGCACCACCTACGGACGCAATAACGTGCACCACTCCAGCGACCTCAATATCAACCCGTCGCTGGGCACGGCGTCCCCCACCAAGTTCGACAACCTGGCGACCTTTCGCTTCGAGCAATGGGTCAACAACCTGGATTTCACCCGCCGCTACGACAGTTTGTTCAACCTGACGCCGCCAGTGCAGGTGTCGGCGGGCCTGGAGCATCGTTGGGAACATTTCAGTACCTTCGCCGGCGACCGCGAGGCCTATATCACCGGCACCTACCCCGCCGCTTCCGGCGCGCAGGCCGCAGTAACGATTCGCCCTGAAGACGAAGTGAGCCTGATCCGCAACAACTATGCGGGCTACCTGGACCTGGGCTTCGACCTGACCGAGCGCTGGTTTCTCGACGTCGCTGGCCGCGTCGAACATTACGACGATGACTCGGGCAATACGTTCGGCCTGAAACTGAATTCGCGCTACGAATTGACCGACACCGTGGCCGTGCGCGGCACCGTCGGCACCGGCTTCCGTGCACCGTCCCTGACCCAGATCGGCTACACCGTGGCCGACAACCGGGTGGCGACCGACGTGAACGGTAACGTGGTGCCGGCGGTAACCCGCCTGACGCCGTCCGGCAGCAACCTGGCCAAGGCCCTCGGTGGTGATGACCTCAAGCCGGAGAAATCGCGCAACCTGGGGCTGGGCCTGACCTGGCAACCGGCGCCACGCACCAGCATCACCGCCGATGCCTACCTGATTGACATCGACGACCGCATCGCCCTGACCAGCAACATTTATGACCGTGGCAACGGCGCGATCAACGCCATCCTCGCCGCCCAGGGCGTGCCCACCGGCACCTGGGTCAACTACTACACCAATGCGTTCGACACCCGTACCAAGGGCCTGGACGTGGTCGCCGACCACACCACGCCACTGGATGCCTGGGGTGATGTGCGCTGGAGCCTGGGGTTCAACTGGAATAAGACCACCATCGAAGGCACCCGCGACACGCCGAGTGCGCTGGCCGGTTCAGGCGTGACCCTGGTGGGCCGTGACCGTGAAGGCGACCTGACCGACGCGTCACCCAAGACCAAGTGGATCCTGGGCGCCAACTGGAAGGTCGAGGACCTGGCGGTCAATCTGCAAACTGCCCGTTACGCCGCGGTCAAGACACTGGCGGTCAACCCGAGCGGCGACCGCAGCTTCGGCGCCAAATGGATCACCGACCTGGACATCAGCTACACCTTCGTCGACAGCCTCACCGTCAGCATCGGCGGTACCAACATCTTCGACGTGCGCCCCGACAAACACGCGGTGTACAGCAACCTCGGCCTGGCCGCCTACGGCAACCCGCCGTTCTATCCCGGCGGCGGCTACTGGTACACCAAGCTCGCCTACGACTTCTGA